Sequence from the Pedobacter sp. D749 genome:
ATTCCAACCGCTACTGAGGATCTGAATTTAATTACTACCTCGCTCAAACCACGTATTAAAGTTTCGGTTCCTCCCCCGTTCGCTGAATCAGATTTGCCCGATTCATCACTTTCAAAGACTATTGGTAAAGCAATTGATTCAGCTTGTCTGGAATCAAGATATTTATTTAATGCTGTTTTTCCCTCCGTTGTTTTACCGGAAAAAAATAATGATTATGGTGTTGTGCTTAATTATGCACCTGTAATGGGGGATTTTAAAAGCCTGACCAATCAACTTTCTCTGTTTTTAACGGATAAAAATTTACAGCCTCTGCTTGCCGGCCAACTCGCCAAACAATTACAACCACAAGTAATGGCAAGCGGAAATACACCATCTGCAACTTTTGGCAGAGTGGCAACGCCTAATTTAAGTATTGCTGATCCGCTGATTACCGTAGAATATTTATTTTGGGTAGCAGCTTTTGGCATATTCCGCACCGGGACAATAAATGCAGCAGGTGTACCTGGTTATGCTGTGGTTTACAGTTGTAGTGCTGCCATTGGAACACTGCAAAGTATTATTAAATAACATCTTATTCATATAAAATAAAAAAATCATGGAAAACGCTGATCATATCCAATCTGTACAAATAACACATAACAATGCCGAAACTCCACCGGCCATTCCTTTGATTGTTGCCATTGAAAGAGCAACATCCTGGAGAAAAATGATCAACTCATTGCCTGCGGAATCCAAACTGCCACAAACCAATGCGGCTGGTGATTCAGTTGGGCCATTAATACCTGCTCAATTAATTTTCAGAGCAATTAATATTAATATGAGAGACATCGATTTGCTGAAACAAGAACATCCGGATGCAAGTTCAGTAAGGTTATATATGAGTATACCTGATCCTGATTTTCCATTGCAAATCTGTGGTATGCTGGTTCCGGTGGATGCGCAGAATAATGACATGCTTACCAGATCCAGTGATGCCAATGTATCCAGGGAAGACATGTTACAAAAAGAAGAATATTCCACCGTATATGATTTCACTCAGCCTTGTCCAACTTTATGTAACACCACGAGTCCGCTATTTGACAGTTTGAATAGTGTTGAGCCTTATTTGCGGTATACAAAATAATGGCAATTCCAGCCAGTTTGATCTATACAGGAATAATTGTTCCTGTAAGTGTTTTAATTCCTATTGGTATGGCTGCCTCCAAAAGAAGGAACGCTGGCAGGCCGTTAAAAATAATCTGGTATTATTTATTACTGGATTGTGTAGTAAATGTATTGGCTGTAGTGCTTGCAAACCAGAAGATTAACAATCTTCCGGTTTTGCATGTTTTTACTATACTCGAATTTGTATTGATGAGCTATTTTTATCTGTCCGTTTTAAAGCAGGAAACAGCTGGCACGATAATTAAATATCTGCTGGTTCTTTTTCCGGTATTCTGTATTATAAACTTCCTGTTCTTCCAAAGTATTTATCAATTTAATACCTATGCCAGACCAGTTGAGGCATTAATTATAATGGGCTGCAGTCTTGCTTATTTTGCGCAGAGCAATGATGCAGAAACCAGGTGGTCAATTAATCCGGTAAACTGGATTAATATTGGTATACTGTTATACTTTTCTGGTGCCTTGTTTATTTTCTCTTTTTCAAATTTAACTGTACAAGAGATGAATGAAAAATATTATGCGATTAATATTTTAATGTGGAATATCCATGCCACACTTTTACTCCTGATGTATCTTTTAATTGCCTTTGGCTTTAGTAAATGCAGCAAACAATAGGGGATAATATTTTTCTGTTAATCATTTTATGTACCGGTGGTATTTCTCTGCTGGTGATCTCATTTGTGATTTTATTTATCAGCAATCAGAAAAGATTACTCAAGAACAGGCAGCAGATCCATGAGGCAGAAATGAGTTATCAAAAGGAATTGATGCGGGTGGTATTACAATCACAAGAGGAAGAAAGGAAGCGTATCGGCCAGGATTTACATGATGATGTTGGCAGTTCTTTGTCGAATTTAAGAATGTTAATTAACCGGAAGGATCTTGCTGAACAACAGGGGAGTGGAGCTGTATTGGCCACTCATAAATTGTTAATTGATAAAATTATACAGGATGTACGTAATATATCACATAATTTATCACCTCCTGCTTTAGCATTATTTGGTTTTACGGTAGCGCTTGAAGAATTAATTGATAGCATAAATAATGAAGATGGTTCATTGATAAACATTATCAATGATGTAGAGGCTATTACAGACAAATTACCATACGATATGGCATTAGCCTTAATCAGGGTATTACAAGAGCTCATTTCCAATACAATTAAACATGGGAGTACTAAACGGATAGAGATATCCATTTTCATTGAAAATGGTTTATTAGCTATTCAATATAGGGATGAAGGAATAGGGTATGATCCTGCGAATCAGAAGAACAGAAAAGGAATGGGGATGCAAAATATAGAAAGCAGGTTAAATATGATCAATGCGGCTTATACGGTAAAAACTGCTCCGGGAGCTGGCTTCGTTATGTTTATCGTGCTGAACAGTCCATTAGTTTAAATTTTAAATGATGTCAGACAAAATACGGATCGCTGTTGTTGATGACCAGCACTTATTTCGGGAAGGACTGGTTAATCTTTTAAGTTGTAAAGCCGATTACCAGCTGGTGGCTCAGGCAGAAAACGGGAAGGTTTTTTTAGAACAGCTTACCGGCCTGGAAAGCCTTCCTGATGTGGCATTGATTGATATGAATATGCCCGAGATGAACGGGGTTGAACTGAATGCGGTTTTACATAAAGATTATCCTTCGATAAAAGTGATTATACTTTCTGTGCATGGTGAAGAGCGTTATCTAAGTAAAATGATAGAGGCCGGAGCCTGCTGTTATCTGATCAAGAATTGTGAAACCAGCGAATTGTTTTCGGCTATTCATAATACCTATCATGTTGGCTTTCATTTTAATATGGAAACTTTAAATGCGATGCGTAACGCGGCCAAACACCGCAAACAAGGTTTGAAAAGTGTAAACAGTATACCCATTAATCTTTCGGAGCGCGAAACCACCATCTTAAAGATGATCTGCGATGAACTGACCAATATCGAAATCGCTGAAAAACTGTTTATCAGCAGTCGTACTGTTGACGGACACCGGACAAACCTGCTTATCAAAACTGGTTGTAAAAACACAGCCGGCTTAGTCATCTTTGCCATCAAGTATGGCATCTTCGAAGTCAAATTCTAATAGAAAACCCCTTTATTCTTTTCCTGAAACCTATAGACCAGGTGTTTTTACCTGGTCTATAGGTTAAAACACCTGTTTACCAAGCCGGGATATTTAACGCAGAAAAAAACCTTTATTCTGCCTTTACTTTGACATGTCAAACGATTAAAGCGCTTTAATTGAAACTGACAAAGGCAGAAACCGAAAAGCCTTAACAGAGTAGGTAAAATTAAACTCTTAAAAAACTAAGACCATGAATACCGAATTAACCGTTGGATCAGAAGCACCAGAAATTATCGATGCATTGAAAGAGCAGGCAACAACACTTTTGTCATCTGTATTAAAAGAGCCGCTAACAGATTTTGATGCAAGCAATTTAGGAAACTTCCCATACTATTACCTCAATCCTAATAACCTGCAGTTTAATGCTACAACTTATGAATGGATCAGTACTGCTTTAACAGCAAATGCAACTCCTGTAACACTTGGCGAGCCATTTGTTAATATTTATACGCAAGCATTAGCCAGCGTGGGCTATAAGCTGTCGAAAGCTGATCAAGCAGCGCTTAACGCAGCGCAAAAAGCGGCAACCAATCAACAAATGGCACTCTTAACGCTTTGGACATCCATTTATGGCCCGGTAAAAGCCACGAGTAAACAGCAGCCGATAGATATCATTATGAGTACTATTGCAACCACCTGGGCAAGTCCTGCTACCGATCTTTATACGATTCAGAGAACTAAAAATTTGGCTAAATTACTAAACAAAACACCCGCAAGTGGTCAGCCGGTATTACCGGTTTTTGCCAATTACCTGAATGCGCTGGGCAGCAGTATCTCCCTTCAAAACGCAACTACAATGAATACCGGGTACTTAAGCACAGTATTAGATAATGTTCAGGATGCTACTGCTGATAACGGTGGTATGTTATTAGATGATAGTGCTACTACTTATCACCCAGCTTATGCAGTAAGTACGCCATTGTCTGATATCATTAATGGTTTAAGTGCAACCAGTAATAAGATTGAGTTAAACATGACTGTTACCCGTTCCAGCAAAAGTGAGGTGGAAATAAATATTAAGGGTGGAGCACGTTTTAAAATTCCTATCGCTTCTTTTCTCACTTTATCCGTGAACGGAAGTGCGAGTTATTTTTCAGATACGATTGCAACCGCTTCGAATACGATTAGTGTACGTATGACTTTTACAGGTGTTACCCTGGTTAATTATGGACCTGCCTCGTTTAATGTGGCTACTGGTTTAAAATGGTCATGGATGAAACCAATCACTGATGCAATCAGAAATGGTTCTAAAGATGTTTCAGGTTTTGTATTTTCTCCTAAACCGGGTATTGATTTTTCTGAGGGCGGTCCTTTCAGCTTTTTAACAGGAGTTGCCATTAGTAATTATCCTTCTGTTGAAATCACTGTACAAAGTAAATCATATGAGAGTATTAAAGAAACTATTAAACAAACAGTTTCTTTAGGGATCTCGTTCCTGGGCATATCTTTAGGTGGCGGGTCGGAATCTACTTATTCGCATAATGCCAGTTCAAGCAGTTCATCTTCAACAGTGACTATCACATTGGATCCTCCTGCTGATATGATTGCTGGTACAAATGAAAGTTCAAGAGCATGGGTTCTCGGTGCAGAAACCAGTTACCCAGGGGCTGTTCAAAGTAATTTTCAAATTGCTAGTGGATTGGGATACCCGGCTTATCAGCTTTATCAGGATAACACGGGAACTACTTATTGCAGTGCCAAGAAACAAAAAAACCATGCAGCCGGTGCCGCGTTCGTAAAAGCTTGTCTTAAAGCACACCCGGGAACAAGTTGTAGTGGTAAACCATGGCTAAGCAATAGTCAAACTGGTACAATCTGGTCACCTCCTAAAATTTAAAACAGCGTTTATCTAATAGCTGCCTCTTTCCGGGGCGGCTATTTTTATAAATCAGGCCTGCCACACTTAAATGTTGTTTTTTGATTCACAGATAAAAGGATGTACACGAATATAAAATCTGTATTTATCTGTGTGCATCTGTGGTTAAAAATCTTAACTTAATGACATTGGGATAGGGGAGGTTAATCCTGGGGTTTAACGGCCTGCCTAATTTATCCTCTTACAAGGAAGTGCAAATATTCCGGGGCTCACGCCCTTTGCAGGTTACAGGGTTCATGGTAAAAATATCTTTTGTAAACCAATTCCAGACTTCCGTCTCCGGACTGATCAACCGGCCAGGTACTTAAAAGGCCTTATATTTTATATGGTAAAAACTCAAAAACGGCTCAATCTTTGCTCTTACCGAAGCTTAAATTTTATAAGGAAAACCCATTTAGATCATGAACAATTTACAAGCACTATCCCAAAAATCAAGACTCACTATTTTAGTCCTCCTAACCCTTTTTTTCTCCGCCTGCTCCGAAACCCCTGAACGTTTCTTCGACATCGCCATCCTAAACACCAATATGATCAACGATTTTGCCAGCGAAGATCTGGCGCGTCATATTAACGATGAAACGAAAGAATATCCCGATATTCCATCCAGTAAAAAGAAAGGTGACGAAGCTGCAGTTAGCCTCAATAACAAAATATTATACCTCGAACAATCGCTCGAAAAAGTGAAAAAACTTTCAGCTTCAGGAGAAGAAGAAAAAGAAATTAAAGCCCTTTCCCAGCAATTATATGAGCTCGTTATCCCTGTATATAAAAACGAATATCTTACTTACGCTAAATTGTGCGATAGTAAAGGCAGCCAAAGTGCCAAAGATGAAATCATTAAAAATATCGATGAAAAATATGGAGCACGTTTCGAAGAACATTTTAATGCATTAATGGAAAAAGGCAAAGTATATGCTCAAAAGCACAATATTCAGGTAAACTGGGGAGAATAAAATCACTCTTAAAATTAATACATAACTCCATAGCCCAATAATACACTATTACTATTGGGCTAAATTTGTTTAGTAAAACCCTGAATATGGGAAATTGCTGGTTTGATTCTGATTGCTAACTTTTATTTTCTTTTTCGTCATACTCGCCCCACTGTGGTAAAAACCTTAACTTAATTACATTGGGATAGAGGCTGATTTTGGTTCTAAAAAAAAAGGGATAACCAAATTCATGGTTACCCCCAATCTAAATTAACGCTCTCTCAGGCTTTCGCCGGATGTAGGACTCTCACCCCCTACATTACCATATACGCGAAAATATTTTATTTGGTTTTCTGCGATGCAGGTTACAGGCTCATCGCCGATTCCGCGACGCGGTTTATAAATAAAGATTTTTATGATCCCTGCCTGTTTTAAAACTTTCCGCTTGTTTGCATGGTTGTAACACCATGCAAATTTTATCTCCCACGGCTGTGCATGGACCAGCAAAAAAACTATATCCCTATCAGCAGCATGCGATCGAAACCCTGTTTGAAAAAATGCAAGCCGGTGCTGATCAGATACGCTTGCTCTTTCAGCTACCTACAGGTGGCGGCAAAACGGTAATCTTTTCTGAAATTGCCGATCGCTTTATCAAAAAATACGGAAAGAAGGTAATGGTGCTAACCCATCGGCAGGAGTTATGCAAACAGACTTCGCTGGCACTGAAAAATACAGGAGTTTTTAATAAAGTTGTGGACAGCAGGGTTAAACGGATAGCCAAAAAAGATGATTATTATTGTTATGTGGCTATGGTCGAAACCCTCAAACACAGGATCGATGATGGTCTAATCGATACTGGAGGGGTAGGACTTGTGATTGTAGATGAGGCCCATCACAATTCCTTCCACAAACTGCTTAAGAAATTCCCAGGCGCCAGGATAATCGGCGTAACCGCCACACCTTTCTCGGCAGATGCAGCGCTTCCGATGAAAAGCTTTTACAGTGAATTGGTGCTCGGAGAGCAGATCAGTTCACTGATCGAACAGGGCTTTTTGGCAAAGCCGAAGAGCTTTGGCTACGAGGTAGAACTTAACACGCTTAACAGGGGCATACATGGTGATTTTACAGTGAGCAGCTCCGATGAGCTATATTCATCGAAGGTCATGCTCGATCTGCTGATCCATGCCTACAGGGAACACGCTCTTGGGAAAAAGACATTGATTTTTAATAATGGCATATTTACCTCACGAAAGGTATTGGAAGTTTTTCAGCAGTTCGGTTATCCCATACGCCACCTGGATAACCAGACAGAAAATGCAGAACGGATTGAAATATTAAAATGGTTTAAAAAAACAAAGGGTGCGATACTGACATCAGTATCCATATTAACTACCGGTTTTGATGAACCCTCTGTACAATCGGTTATCTTAAACCGTGCTACCACCTCAATTACGCTTTATCATCAGATGATTGGCAGGGGAGCAAGGCGTTTGCCTGCTAAAAAGACCTTCAGTATTATAGACCTTGGCAATAATGTAGAGAGGTTTGGGGAATGGGATGCACCGTTAGACTGGCAGCATGTATATGAAAACCCTGAAATCTATCACCAGATGCTGACAAAGGCCAGTGATGATATCCATCAGATGCCTGCCGAAATGAGGAACAAGTTTCCAAACAGCATAGAGATATCATTCGATGTGCTCGCCGCTTATCAAACAGCAATCGAGAAAGGCGAAAAAGCAAAAACCGTGCTCCGCAATTCTATCAGGCAACATGCAATGATGTGTGCTGATAATGCAGAAACGGTGACTAAGGCGCTTGAATTGGCACATGAACTTGACAAAGAAATCGACTGGAGGATAAAACAATATGGCAAGTGCCTGGGTAATGTTACCAAAAACTATATAAAGTGGTTGGGCAGCGACTATCGTGGCCATTTGCAAGGCCTGATCGAAAAAATAATGTCTAGACGGGCGGTTATGCGTGCAGCAGTATAATCGAAATCGGAAGTAATGGAAGCAGATATCGAAAGCCAGGCCTTGCTTTAATTTTGTAACGCATTTCAATGTTCATCTGCCAGGACCAGATTGCGCCCGAAGAGCGCTGTCTTGAGCAAAGGGCCGGGTGTCATATCTTTCCGGTTCTTTCAGCGGGGGCAACAGTTATCGTAAACCATGGCACTTTGAGGTAGATGATTTTGAGGTATGTTACTAGCGGTTTAATTTGAATGAAATAGGTTTCGAAAACGATGAGGTATTTAGAGGTACTGCGAAATCCAGTGCTTGTACTTCGAAAGCTGATAATCTCCGGAGAATGTTCTCGTTTTAGTATTCCTTCAAACCGGTCAGTGTAAAGCCGCTGTTACAAACTTTAGCTGCTTAAGGATGGTTATTATGGTGATGAAAAAAATTGATTCTTTTGAGTGGCTGTTGATCTGCCTGATACTAGCTACATTTATTGCCGGCATAATGGTCGCTTTAGCACGTAATGATCGCACAGCGGCCATTCCAAATCATTATCCCGTTGTTGCCTTATGCCGTTAGTTGCTGGTTATTTAAGCACGTAATCCATAAATTTACCATTACTTTTACGACCAGTTTTTTAAGCACAATCATAACAGCTCATTTTATCCTTCTACAGTATTATTCTATAAATGACATTACCAGAAAAACATCCTGCATACAATTATCAGGTAAATCCGGATTTAACCAGTATCGACTGGCAACGTGTATTGCAGCTCTTTCAGGAAATTAACTGGAAGCACCGCTTAGCCGAAGAGATAGAAAAAGCTTTCAGGATGAGCACCTCCACGCTTTTTATCTATGAGGGAGAAAAGATCATCGCTTTCGGCAGGGTTATAGGTGATGGAAGGTATTATGCCATGCTGGCTGATGTGGTGGTAGACCCAGCCCATCAGGGCGGGGGACTGGGTAAATACCTGGTCACGGCATTGAACAGCCAGTTGGAAAATTATCATTTTGTAAACCTTAGTGCTGCCCCGGGAGCCGATCGTTTCTATAAAAGCCTCGGGTGGAAAAAACAGACCACTGCCTATATATGGCCCCAGGGACCCAAACAGTTGAGGCAGCATTGCGAAAAGGAATAAAAAGGTTATGCCATTTTATTGTGATACTTCGTATAGCGCCATCTGCGGTTTAAAGGAATCACAATGGCATAATATGTCATGTTGTACTTATATATTCTATAATGAAAATACTTTTATCCCATGAAACAAAGCAGGGAAGATATCTCAAACGCCGTTTTATCCCTCGCCACAACACGTGGACACGGTAAGAGCACGTGCCCATCCGAAATCGCCCGCCGGCTATTTCCGCAAGACTGGCGCAACCAGATGAATGCAGTGCGAGAAGTTGCGATTGATTTGCATAAACAAGGCAAGGTCGTCATCACCCAAAAAGGGAAACCTGTTAACATTGATGAAATCAAGGGACCGATACGCATCAAAATTGTTTGATTCCTTACCTTGCTGTTTGTAAACAAATTTCAGTGTATAGCTACGGGATATGTTTTCAAATCGTCGTGAAGGTTCACCTTAAGTTTGAATGATAAGCCGCTTAACTATGGCCCACCTCAGCAATGTACCCTGGATCTACTGGTTCAGATCGGTCACCTGGGGAGTTTTCAATGTAGGACTGCTCCACATCATTAAGATAATCTTTTAGCATTGATATCCTGTTCAATACCTCTGCTTTTTCCTGCTCGTCGTGACTCGGAGCGCCATCCATTGATTTAAGCGTATCTACGGCGTAATCCATAAACCGTTTTACATTTTCTGAAAGAAGTAATTTTTCCATTGATTTTTTCTATTGCGGCAGCTGTGGCCGGTAATAATACAAATCCGCAGAGGATTGGTTTTAATCTGCTTAAAAAATATACATGTTCATGAACGATACAGGTTCGATGGGTGAAACTGAAATCGGCATGCTCCAGGTCTTTGAAGGCGACATCCTCCAGAAAACTTGATGTTGAAATTTCCATCTTGCTCAAAAGCCAGGTTAAAACCGAATAGCTATTCGGCCGGCATTTCAATAAATATTATATCTATGCCAGCCTGCTTTTAGTTAAGAGAGATTGCGTCGATTTACTTAAGTTTATGTATGAACCATACCACACAAAGGCATAGGGATGAATGTTCAACGGCGAAGTTACCTCCAGGCCAAGGGACGGTTGTTTCAGAAATTTGCTTACCGCTGGTATATTCAGATGGACTTCCTTTTGATTCCGTAAAACCATAGGCTTTGGGTCCTCTTTATTAAAATATTGGATTGCTTTGGCTATTAACGGATTCAGGCTGCCAATAACCTTATGTTTAAAACTTCGGACGAGGTTGTTTTGTTCTGATTTGGCCCGTTCAACAATTTTCTGTCCCGGTTGTTTGGAGAATATGGATATAGCCTTTGAAAACTATTACTCGGGTACCAGCGGGCTACTGTTACCGGTTCCCAATAAATTACACTACCCGGAAGAATTCCAGGAGAAGAGCAGGCTGTGCTATTACGCTTCGCTGATGGATTCTATTGAGATTAATTCCTCCTTTTATAAAGTACCGCAGGCTTCCACGATGAAAAAGTGGGCGGCGGATGTGCCCGAAGAATTTCGTTTCACCTTTAAGCTTTTCAAGGAGATTACCCATAATAAAGACCTGGCCTTTGATCCGGAGGTCGTGTCCAGGTTCTTTTCCGTCATTTCGCATGTTGAGGAAAAAAAAGGTTGTCTTTTGGTACAGTTGCCCCCGAGCGTAAGGATTTCTCATTTTGCGCAGCTGCGCTTTCTAATGTCCGTACTTAGGGATAATGATCCTTTTGTTGAATGGAAGATCGCTTTAGAATTTCGGCATGCCTCTTTATATATCGATGAGGTTTATGAGCTTTTGGAAGAATTTGGGCTTGGTATGGTGATCCACGATAAGTCGCCTGCCAGTTCTCCGGTGAGGGAAAGCCATCCTGATTTTATCTACCTCAGGTTCCATGGTCCGGGAGGAAACTATAGGGGAAGCTACGCTGATGATGTATTGTATGAGTACGCAAGTTACGTAACCGGGTGGCTGTCGGAGGGCAAAAAGGTATTTGTGTATTTCAATAACACTATGGGCGAGGCGCATGCCAACCTGAATATGCTACGACAGATCGTTAGGGATACCTATTAGTATTGGCTGAGCATTTAGCCTAAACTTTTTGGCCCTGAACAATGTTTCATTCCTGCAAATCGGTCAGCTATGGCACTGGACAAATACAAACAAAAGAGCTTAGAATAGATGATTATGGAAGATAACAAGGATAATTTTGATTTCGTGGAAAAGATCCCCGATCCGGATGAGATCATGAAACGCTACCCGATTGAAGATGATTCGGATACGTTGGAGCCTTTCGACGATGGCTCGGAGCACAGAGAAATCAATGCCGATGATCCCGTCGATGTTGCCCGCTGGTCGCAGGAGTTTCAGATTTCGGTAGAAGATCTTAAAGCAGCGATCGTCCTGAACGGAAGTTCGGTAAGGGAGATCAAAAAATATTTGAACGTTTAATCTTAAAAAGTGGTTATGGCTGAACTACCGGACCTGGAAGTATTTGCGCAGATCATCTCGCGCCGGTTCAAGGGAAAGACCCTGGAAGAGTTGGAAGTGAAAGTGGCAAAAAAGCTGAACGTGACTGCCGCGCAGCTCAAGGCAAAACTCGAAGGAAAAAAGCTTTCGAAGGTTTTGCGCTATGGAAAAACTTTGCACTTTCATTTCAATAAGGAAGTTTTACAGGTTCATCTCATGCTTCGGGGAAAACTGGAGGCATTGAAGAAAGATTCGGAGCTTCCGAAATACACCATCCTTGCTTTTCATTTTTCCGGAGGAGAGGGCTTTGTGGTCGTAGATATGTTGCGTGCGGCAACACCTACCTTAAACCCCGACGCGGCCAAGGCACCAGATGCGCTGGAAATGGACGAGGATTATTTTGCCGGAATGCTTTTCAAGAGCAAGAAAATGGTTAAGGAGGTGCTGATGGACCAGAAAAAGATGCGGGGAATCGGTAATTCATATGCTGATGAAATCCTTTGGGATGCCGGGGTATCCCCGTTTTCGGTTAGCTCTGCCATACCGGAAAAAATCGTAAAGAAATTGTTCATGAGCCTGGAGGCTGTTTTGAAAGAAGCCATTGCCGCTATCGCAAAAGAGAATGGAGATGAGCTTCGCGGCGAGCTGCGTGACTTCATGAAGGTGCATAGCGCAAAGATTGAGAAGTCGCCGTCCGGAGCGGCCCTGAAGTCTGAAAAGATTGGCGGAAGGACCAGTTATTATACCGACGAACAGAAATTATATTCCTGAAAACAATCCCGAAAATGCTTAAAGTAACGATCGTATTTACCGTGTAAAGGCAGTTGTTTCGGGGCTTTAAGTACAAGTTTGCAGGGAAACGTTTTGTTTTTCATTGGTTTATACCTGGGCTGCTTTGCTA
This genomic interval carries:
- a CDS encoding sensor histidine kinase, whose product is MQQTIGDNIFLLIILCTGGISLLVISFVILFISNQKRLLKNRQQIHEAEMSYQKELMRVVLQSQEEERKRIGQDLHDDVGSSLSNLRMLINRKDLAEQQGSGAVLATHKLLIDKIIQDVRNISHNLSPPALALFGFTVALEELIDSINNEDGSLINIINDVEAITDKLPYDMALALIRVLQELISNTIKHGSTKRIEISIFIENGLLAIQYRDEGIGYDPANQKNRKGMGMQNIESRLNMINAAYTVKTAPGAGFVMFIVLNSPLV
- a CDS encoding response regulator transcription factor — encoded protein: MSDKIRIAVVDDQHLFREGLVNLLSCKADYQLVAQAENGKVFLEQLTGLESLPDVALIDMNMPEMNGVELNAVLHKDYPSIKVIILSVHGEERYLSKMIEAGACCYLIKNCETSELFSAIHNTYHVGFHFNMETLNAMRNAAKHRKQGLKSVNSIPINLSERETTILKMICDELTNIEIAEKLFISSRTVDGHRTNLLIKTGCKNTAGLVIFAIKYGIFEVKF
- a CDS encoding DEAD/DEAH box helicase, which translates into the protein MQILSPTAVHGPAKKLYPYQQHAIETLFEKMQAGADQIRLLFQLPTGGGKTVIFSEIADRFIKKYGKKVMVLTHRQELCKQTSLALKNTGVFNKVVDSRVKRIAKKDDYYCYVAMVETLKHRIDDGLIDTGGVGLVIVDEAHHNSFHKLLKKFPGARIIGVTATPFSADAALPMKSFYSELVLGEQISSLIEQGFLAKPKSFGYEVELNTLNRGIHGDFTVSSSDELYSSKVMLDLLIHAYREHALGKKTLIFNNGIFTSRKVLEVFQQFGYPIRHLDNQTENAERIEILKWFKKTKGAILTSVSILTTGFDEPSVQSVILNRATTSITLYHQMIGRGARRLPAKKTFSIIDLGNNVERFGEWDAPLDWQHVYENPEIYHQMLTKASDDIHQMPAEMRNKFPNSIEISFDVLAAYQTAIEKGEKAKTVLRNSIRQHAMMCADNAETVTKALELAHELDKEIDWRIKQYGKCLGNVTKNYIKWLGSDYRGHLQGLIEKIMSRRAVMRAAV
- a CDS encoding GNAT family N-acetyltransferase, which produces MTLPEKHPAYNYQVNPDLTSIDWQRVLQLFQEINWKHRLAEEIEKAFRMSTSTLFIYEGEKIIAFGRVIGDGRYYAMLADVVVDPAHQGGGLGKYLVTALNSQLENYHFVNLSAAPGADRFYKSLGWKKQTTAYIWPQGPKQLRQHCEKE
- a CDS encoding DUF3253 domain-containing protein, whose product is MKQSREDISNAVLSLATTRGHGKSTCPSEIARRLFPQDWRNQMNAVREVAIDLHKQGKVVITQKGKPVNIDEIKGPIRIKIV
- a CDS encoding DUF72 domain-containing protein; this encodes MAINGFRLPITLCLKLRTRLFCSDLARSTIFCPGCLENMDIAFENYYSGTSGLLLPVPNKLHYPEEFQEKSRLCYYASLMDSIEINSSFYKVPQASTMKKWAADVPEEFRFTFKLFKEITHNKDLAFDPEVVSRFFSVISHVEEKKGCLLVQLPPSVRISHFAQLRFLMSVLRDNDPFVEWKIALEFRHASLYIDEVYELLEEFGLGMVIHDKSPASSPVRESHPDFIYLRFHGPGGNYRGSYADDVLYEYASYVTGWLSEGKKVFVYFNNTMGEAHANLNMLRQIVRDTY
- a CDS encoding DUF3606 domain-containing protein yields the protein MEDNKDNFDFVEKIPDPDEIMKRYPIEDDSDTLEPFDDGSEHREINADDPVDVARWSQEFQISVEDLKAAIVLNGSSVREIKKYLNV
- a CDS encoding DNA-formamidopyrimidine glycosylase family protein is translated as MAELPDLEVFAQIISRRFKGKTLEELEVKVAKKLNVTAAQLKAKLEGKKLSKVLRYGKTLHFHFNKEVLQVHLMLRGKLEALKKDSELPKYTILAFHFSGGEGFVVVDMLRAATPTLNPDAAKAPDALEMDEDYFAGMLFKSKKMVKEVLMDQKKMRGIGNSYADEILWDAGVSPFSVSSAIPEKIVKKLFMSLEAVLKEAIAAIAKENGDELRGELRDFMKVHSAKIEKSPSGAALKSEKIGGRTSYYTDEQKLYS